The following proteins are encoded in a genomic region of uncultured Vibrio sp.:
- a CDS encoding DUF2982 domain-containing protein yields the protein METLHLTNSHFKPGSILTRITLFLVALITLFLVLISPGWKQAILSVVLMAVIVGFAVMMIKKSQVSFTLTATHFQQHLFKGGWVVRWCNIESIGICSYQQDGWHQPLPWVGVRLKHYSPYLDAICPRIATEILLSQRALLYLGARQNHCEEKFEDMVLDPKPYQSSNGKHYKGLLAMLANRMKYQRGFYGYDVFISAGDLDREAEDFVGLTRRYLAAAEPDLLETK from the coding sequence ATGGAAACGCTGCATCTTACAAACTCACATTTTAAGCCTGGCTCTATTCTTACCCGAATAACCTTATTTCTTGTCGCTCTGATAACTTTGTTTCTGGTGTTAATCTCTCCTGGATGGAAGCAAGCAATATTGTCTGTGGTATTAATGGCGGTTATCGTCGGATTTGCGGTAATGATGATCAAAAAAAGCCAAGTCTCATTTACGCTAACTGCAACCCACTTTCAACAACACCTTTTTAAAGGTGGTTGGGTCGTTCGCTGGTGCAATATTGAATCGATAGGTATTTGTAGCTACCAGCAAGATGGCTGGCATCAACCATTGCCTTGGGTAGGTGTGCGTTTAAAGCATTACTCTCCCTACCTGGATGCAATTTGCCCTCGTATAGCAACAGAAATCCTGCTAAGCCAGCGCGCTCTGCTCTATTTAGGAGCCAGGCAGAATCATTGTGAAGAAAAATTCGAAGATATGGTGCTAGACCCAAAACCCTACCAGAGTAGTAACGGAAAACACTACAAAGGCTTACTCGCAATGCTGGCGAATAGAATGAAATATCAACGAGGTTTCTACGGTTATGACGTATTTATCTCAGCTGGTGATCTAGACAGAGAAGCAGAAGATTTTGTCGGATTAACTCGGCGGTATTTAGCTGCCGCCGAGCCAGACTTACTCGAGACAAAGTAG
- a CDS encoding TRAP transporter small permease subunit — protein MRSLIYIERMFNRFSDFLGWLSSILFILLLLNVVYDVVMRYAFNDVSIAFQEMEWHLFSSVFLLGVPYAIKAGGHVRVDIFYERLSYKAQSIIDLIGTLFFLLPFCLLVAWFGIDFAKESYALGETSGDPGGLPYRWIIKAMIPLSFFFMAVSGIGLLLHSINKIVNPHLIYAGNNGKS, from the coding sequence ATGAGAAGCCTTATTTATATTGAGCGGATGTTTAACCGCTTCAGTGATTTTTTGGGGTGGTTGTCCAGCATCCTCTTTATCTTACTGTTACTAAATGTGGTATATGACGTTGTCATGCGCTACGCGTTCAACGATGTCTCTATCGCCTTTCAAGAAATGGAATGGCACCTGTTTTCCTCAGTTTTTTTGCTGGGTGTACCATACGCCATCAAAGCTGGCGGTCATGTTCGAGTCGACATTTTTTATGAGCGGTTGTCTTATAAAGCGCAGTCCATCATCGACCTGATAGGCACGCTATTTTTCCTACTCCCTTTTTGCTTGCTGGTCGCTTGGTTTGGTATCGACTTTGCCAAAGAAAGTTACGCACTAGGGGAAACATCCGGAGACCCTGGTGGCTTGCCTTATCGTTGGATTATTAAGGCAATGATCCCGTTATCATTCTTTTTTATGGCAGTGAGTGGCATTGGCTTATTACTGCACTCTATCAATAAAATTGTTAACCCCCATCTCATCTATGCCGGCAATAACGGTAAGTCGTAA
- a CDS encoding imelysin family protein, translating to MNRKLLVSAVVTALSLTGCQSTSSEEAGLAEKTNHISQSVYEVEHQSAYAFWAQSASLERAFNDFCESENKDSSSVKQQWHETMRTWMALQGQERGPASALEQSWNVQFWPDKKNTTGRKMSALTKAERVWNAQEISTQSVTVQGLGALEWLLYDSASTLETNSNTCFTGVSIARNLNAKAKLIADAWGLNPWKEMQKTQWESEYISLLSNQLEYSMKKLSRPMAKIGHPRPYFSESWRSGTSLVNLKANVQSMQALYFANGNGLDALLREQGKSELADRVSRQFDMTLDTWPEEQSLFTALQTVGGYRTVLAQYNKLEQLKYLIHEEVAIELGVVIGFNATDGD from the coding sequence GTGAATAGAAAACTATTAGTTAGTGCTGTCGTTACTGCATTAAGTTTGACAGGTTGTCAGTCAACATCGAGTGAAGAAGCCGGTCTGGCAGAGAAAACCAATCATATTTCACAAAGTGTGTACGAAGTCGAGCATCAATCCGCTTATGCATTTTGGGCTCAAAGTGCATCATTAGAACGCGCTTTTAATGATTTTTGTGAATCAGAGAACAAAGACTCTTCTTCAGTTAAACAACAATGGCATGAAACCATGCGCACCTGGATGGCATTGCAAGGTCAGGAGCGTGGGCCGGCAAGCGCGTTGGAACAAAGTTGGAACGTGCAGTTCTGGCCGGATAAAAAGAACACCACCGGACGAAAAATGTCGGCACTTACTAAAGCGGAACGCGTCTGGAATGCACAAGAAATATCAACTCAAAGCGTGACTGTACAAGGCCTGGGCGCGCTTGAGTGGTTGCTTTACGACAGCGCATCAACGCTGGAAACGAACAGCAATACTTGTTTCACTGGTGTTTCGATTGCGCGAAACCTTAACGCTAAAGCAAAGCTGATTGCTGACGCTTGGGGCCTGAACCCATGGAAAGAGATGCAAAAAACTCAGTGGGAGTCGGAATATATTTCCTTACTGTCGAACCAGCTTGAGTACAGTATGAAAAAGTTAAGCCGTCCGATGGCGAAAATAGGTCATCCGAGACCGTACTTTTCGGAATCCTGGCGTTCGGGCACCTCACTGGTGAATTTGAAAGCAAACGTGCAAAGTATGCAAGCCTTATATTTCGCCAACGGTAACGGTTTGGATGCACTGTTACGCGAGCAGGGCAAGTCGGAACTCGCCGATCGAGTTTCTCGTCAGTTTGACATGACACTTGATACCTGGCCTGAAGAGCAGAGCTTGTTTACCGCGCTACAAACGGTAGGCGGTTACCGCACTGTGTTGGCCCAGTACAACAAGTTAGAACAATTGAAGTACCTCATTCACGAAGAAGTCGCTATCGAACTTGGCGTTGTAATAGGATTTAATGCTACCGATGGTGACTGA
- a CDS encoding MBL fold metallo-hydrolase, whose protein sequence is MALKYQIVPVTSFSQNCSIVWCDETMKGIVVDPGGDEKQLAVLVEELGVDVVQLVLTHGHLDHVGGTQPLAALLGGKKIVGPHKADNFWLQGLEGQSKMFGFPLTEAFEPDQWLDEGDTVTFGNQVLKVIHTPGHTPGHVVLYSEEARVAFVGDVLFNGSIGRTDFPQGDFNTLIKSIKEKLWPLGNDVTFVPGHGPQSTFGHERKTNPFVADEMPLY, encoded by the coding sequence ATGGCTCTGAAATACCAAATTGTCCCGGTGACATCTTTTTCTCAAAACTGTTCTATCGTCTGGTGTGATGAAACGATGAAAGGCATCGTGGTTGATCCTGGCGGCGATGAGAAGCAGCTTGCAGTGTTAGTCGAAGAGTTAGGCGTTGATGTCGTTCAATTGGTTTTGACACACGGTCACCTGGATCACGTTGGTGGTACTCAACCATTAGCGGCTTTGCTTGGTGGAAAGAAAATTGTTGGACCTCATAAAGCGGATAATTTTTGGTTACAAGGCTTAGAAGGGCAGAGCAAAATGTTTGGGTTCCCTCTGACTGAAGCTTTTGAACCTGATCAGTGGCTTGATGAGGGTGACACTGTCACTTTTGGTAATCAAGTACTTAAGGTGATCCATACGCCGGGTCATACACCAGGTCACGTTGTGCTTTACAGCGAAGAAGCCCGTGTCGCATTTGTTGGCGACGTCTTGTTTAACGGCAGTATTGGTCGTACAGATTTCCCACAAGGTGACTTCAATACATTGATCAAATCGATCAAAGAGAAGCTTTGGCCACTTGGTAACGATGTCACCTTTGTTCCTGGCCACGGTCCGCAATCAACCTTTGGTCACGAACGTAAAACCAACCCATTTGTCGCGGATGAGATGCCGCTTTACTAG
- a CDS encoding di-heme oxidoredictase family protein, with translation MKPSSLNYSHLALLLTAAFSTSVSAYDVRSGGKTSVKKDGANAYSLPAANLPMSKRLDFSVGNSFFRNPWVQAPATTDARDGLGPLFNTNGCQNCHIKDGRGHPPEEGDIHAVSMLVRLSIPAMTPEQKKAYIIDGGIPEPTYGGQLQDFALQDQIPEGKISITYRDVPVQFNDGTTVTLRKPTLKITDLGYGDMHPDTQFSARVAPPMIGLGLLESIPDDTLLAWADESDTNKDGISGKVNKVWDIEKGDFALGRFGWKAGQPTLMQQNAAAFNGDVGLTSHLFPSENCTSKQSICDELPNGGEPEVSQNILDFVEFYSQHLAVPIRRNVDDPQVQLGQKIFASSGCESCHKTNVITAKRAGLPALSEQEIHPYTDLLLHDMGEGLADHRPEYLATGREWRTPPLWGLGYTEEVNGHTYYLHDGRARNVMEAVLWHGGEAEAAKQNVLGLSKSERDALVAFLNSL, from the coding sequence ATGAAGCCATCATCCCTTAATTACTCCCATTTGGCGCTACTTTTAACTGCTGCTTTTTCTACTTCGGTATCCGCTTATGATGTACGTTCGGGCGGAAAAACCAGTGTTAAAAAAGACGGTGCGAATGCCTATTCTCTTCCCGCGGCAAACTTACCCATGAGTAAACGCCTGGATTTTAGTGTCGGGAATAGTTTTTTTAGAAATCCTTGGGTCCAAGCACCAGCGACGACGGATGCGCGCGATGGACTTGGCCCGTTATTTAATACCAATGGTTGTCAAAACTGTCATATTAAAGATGGGCGTGGTCATCCACCTGAAGAAGGGGATATCCATGCCGTTTCGATGTTGGTGCGTTTGAGCATTCCGGCGATGACACCAGAGCAAAAGAAAGCGTACATCATTGATGGTGGTATTCCTGAGCCGACTTATGGCGGCCAGTTACAAGATTTTGCTCTCCAGGACCAAATTCCCGAAGGGAAAATATCGATTACTTATCGTGATGTTCCGGTGCAATTCAACGATGGCACAACGGTAACCTTAAGAAAACCAACGCTTAAGATTACTGACCTGGGTTATGGAGATATGCACCCGGATACCCAATTTTCTGCGCGTGTTGCGCCACCCATGATAGGTTTGGGTCTATTGGAAAGCATTCCTGACGATACTTTGCTTGCTTGGGCAGACGAAAGCGACACGAACAAAGATGGTATTTCAGGAAAAGTAAACAAAGTCTGGGATATTGAAAAAGGGGACTTTGCGCTTGGTCGCTTTGGCTGGAAAGCGGGTCAACCAACATTGATGCAGCAGAACGCAGCCGCCTTTAATGGTGATGTCGGCCTAACAAGTCATTTGTTCCCGAGCGAAAACTGCACATCAAAACAATCAATCTGTGATGAGTTGCCAAATGGTGGTGAACCAGAAGTTAGCCAGAACATTCTCGACTTCGTTGAGTTTTATAGTCAGCACCTAGCTGTGCCAATTCGTCGTAATGTTGATGACCCTCAAGTACAACTGGGTCAGAAAATTTTTGCCTCATCAGGTTGTGAAAGCTGCCATAAAACTAACGTAATAACCGCTAAGCGAGCGGGTTTACCTGCACTTTCAGAACAAGAAATACATCCTTATACCGATCTACTGTTGCACGATATGGGTGAAGGTTTAGCAGACCATCGACCTGAGTATCTGGCGACTGGTCGCGAATGGCGTACCCCGCCTCTTTGGGGGCTTGGCTACACCGAAGAAGTCAACGGCCACACCTACTATTTGCACGATGGTCGTGCACGCAATGTGATGGAAGCCGTACTTTGGCATGGTGGTGAGGCTGAAGCTGCAAAGCAGAATGTACTGGGTTTAAGTAAGAGCGAGCGTGACGCGCTGGTGGCTTTCCTGAACTCGTTATAA
- a CDS encoding DUF1513 domain-containing protein, whose protein sequence is MLPMVTDQTRRILLKAALFGAATPLLPFGCASNTQRKPALIGCSIIGRNKYAAVVADEHGMPISKLPIPERGHGVATNPQGHAAVFGRRPGTFFMVFDYRNGQAIKLHSAQANRHFYGHGVYSHDGNYLFVTEGERGTSRGIIGVYEVRKHYQKIDELSGFGIGPHEVIMMPDGALAIGVGGVHTNGREPLNLDAMTPSLSYLSQDGELLDQVSLPDHKLSIRHLAHDGSEAVLCGQQYRGEPDEYPALIAMHTRGGEMSELQAEPEEWARFNHYVASIAATEEWILATSPPGSCYGIWSKATGRLVELNALPDASGVVLYGDEFRISSGAGKVVEQRPTEFRNTFSSGIQWDNHWSKIVQNES, encoded by the coding sequence ATGCTACCGATGGTGACTGATCAAACAAGACGCATATTACTTAAAGCCGCTCTATTTGGGGCGGCCACGCCATTACTGCCTTTTGGCTGTGCTAGTAATACTCAGCGCAAACCTGCTTTGATTGGATGTTCAATCATAGGCCGTAACAAGTATGCAGCCGTTGTTGCTGACGAGCACGGGATGCCGATTTCAAAATTGCCCATCCCAGAACGTGGTCACGGTGTTGCTACCAACCCACAGGGTCATGCGGCGGTGTTTGGTCGTCGACCGGGTACCTTCTTCATGGTATTCGACTATCGAAACGGGCAAGCGATAAAGTTGCACTCTGCACAAGCAAACCGTCATTTCTATGGGCACGGCGTGTATTCCCACGATGGGAACTACCTGTTCGTGACAGAAGGTGAAAGGGGAACCAGCAGAGGTATTATTGGCGTTTACGAGGTGCGTAAGCATTATCAGAAGATTGACGAGCTGTCAGGTTTTGGTATCGGACCACATGAGGTCATCATGATGCCCGATGGCGCATTGGCGATAGGTGTTGGTGGTGTACATACCAATGGGCGAGAGCCTCTAAACCTTGACGCCATGACGCCAAGTTTGAGTTACCTTTCTCAAGATGGTGAGCTGCTCGATCAAGTTTCTCTGCCCGACCACAAGTTGAGTATTCGTCACCTAGCTCATGATGGCTCTGAAGCGGTGCTATGTGGCCAGCAATATCGAGGAGAGCCTGATGAATACCCTGCGTTGATCGCGATGCATACGCGTGGTGGAGAAATGTCAGAACTACAAGCAGAGCCTGAGGAGTGGGCTCGGTTCAATCATTATGTCGCCAGCATTGCTGCGACTGAAGAGTGGATATTAGCCACTTCACCTCCAGGTAGTTGCTATGGAATCTGGTCGAAAGCGACGGGCAGGTTGGTCGAATTGAACGCGTTACCCGACGCATCCGGTGTTGTGCTCTACGGGGATGAGTTCCGCATCAGCTCTGGTGCAGGTAAAGTCGTAGAGCAACGGCCAACAGAGTTCAGAAATACATTTTCCAGCGGTATACAGTGGGATAACCATTGGTCTAAAATTGTACAAAATGAGAGCTAA
- a CDS encoding TRAP transporter substrate-binding protein: protein MSLIQKSLRRVLKTTAVVAAMAFVATSANAAEKVYRLKLAETWGPNFPIFGDTTKNMAKMAEEMSNGRLQIRIDSANKHKAPFGVFDMVKSGQYDLGHSASYYWKGKVPNTLYFSSMPFGMLPTEQYAWFYYGGGMELMDKVYAPHNLMSFPGGNTDTQMGGWFQKEIKTLDDLQGLKMRIPGFAGEILAELGAKPTNIAPGELYTSLERRTIDALEWVGPSLDLRMGFHKIAPYYYTGWHEPATELQFLVNKRTWEKLPDDLKAILKVAMKTAAYDMYTQSKHESGKNWATIKSEYPDVEVKDFPPEVMAAMKEANDRLLKKHAEEDALAKEIQESQAAYMEQVRQWTDISQRAYLNSQAD, encoded by the coding sequence ATGAGTTTAATCCAAAAATCTCTTAGAAGAGTGCTGAAAACTACCGCTGTGGTTGCTGCAATGGCTTTCGTGGCAACTTCTGCAAATGCTGCTGAAAAAGTATATCGCCTGAAACTGGCAGAGACGTGGGGACCTAACTTTCCTATTTTTGGCGATACGACGAAAAATATGGCTAAAATGGCAGAAGAAATGTCAAACGGCCGTCTGCAAATTCGCATTGACTCAGCGAACAAGCACAAAGCCCCTTTTGGTGTGTTTGACATGGTGAAATCAGGTCAATACGACTTAGGCCATTCAGCGTCTTACTACTGGAAAGGAAAAGTGCCAAACACACTTTACTTTTCTTCTATGCCTTTCGGTATGTTACCTACAGAACAGTATGCTTGGTTCTACTACGGCGGTGGTATGGAGCTGATGGATAAAGTGTACGCTCCTCATAACTTGATGTCCTTCCCAGGAGGGAACACAGATACTCAAATGGGTGGGTGGTTTCAAAAAGAAATCAAAACATTGGATGACCTTCAAGGCCTGAAAATGCGTATCCCTGGATTTGCTGGAGAAATCTTGGCCGAATTAGGCGCTAAACCAACCAATATTGCGCCGGGCGAGCTATACACCTCCCTTGAGCGTCGTACCATTGATGCACTTGAGTGGGTTGGTCCTTCTCTAGACCTGCGTATGGGCTTCCACAAGATAGCTCCTTACTACTACACAGGTTGGCACGAGCCTGCAACAGAGCTTCAGTTCCTAGTCAACAAGCGTACTTGGGAAAAATTACCTGATGATCTTAAAGCAATCTTAAAAGTAGCAATGAAAACGGCTGCTTACGATATGTACACACAGTCTAAACACGAAAGTGGTAAGAACTGGGCGACGATTAAGTCAGAGTACCCGGACGTAGAAGTAAAAGACTTCCCACCTGAAGTCATGGCAGCAATGAAAGAAGCAAATGATCGTCTGTTGAAGAAACACGCAGAAGAAGATGCATTGGCGAAAGAGATCCAAGAGTCTCAAGCTGCCTACATGGAGCAAGTTCGTCAATGGACTGACATTTCGCAACGAGCGTATCTAAACAGTCAAGCTGACTAA
- a CDS encoding YcbK family protein, with product MVSRNFSRRDFLKMTTGGVVLASAMPTLSWGALPNEPRVLAMNNLNTREQLETCYFDGSGYVKAELKRLDQFCRDHRRNESFPMDRRLFDQISQIQKLIGTESEVIVISGYRSPKTNSSLRNGSSGVAKKSLHMEGKAIDFRLDGVKLSTVRDAALSLKAGGVGYYPSSNFVHIDTGAVRSW from the coding sequence ATGGTAAGTCGTAATTTTTCCCGTCGTGATTTTCTTAAAATGACCACTGGTGGTGTGGTACTAGCTTCTGCTATGCCAACCCTCTCGTGGGGGGCGCTCCCAAACGAACCTCGTGTACTAGCGATGAATAATCTCAATACCAGAGAGCAGCTAGAAACGTGCTACTTTGATGGAAGTGGCTACGTTAAAGCTGAGCTTAAAAGGTTAGATCAGTTCTGTCGTGATCATAGACGTAATGAAAGTTTCCCAATGGATAGACGTTTGTTTGACCAGATCAGCCAAATTCAAAAGCTTATTGGCACGGAGTCAGAAGTCATTGTGATCTCGGGCTATCGTTCGCCAAAGACGAATTCCTCATTGCGAAATGGCTCTTCTGGCGTTGCGAAGAAAAGCCTTCATATGGAAGGAAAAGCCATCGATTTTCGTTTAGACGGGGTTAAGTTGTCCACCGTCCGTGATGCCGCTTTAAGCCTGAAAGCGGGTGGGGTCGGCTACTACCCGAGCAGTAACTTTGTTCATATTGATACGGGAGCGGTTCGTTCCTGGTAG
- a CDS encoding MarR family transcriptional regulator: MRLAHKRKVQMKLQKRIKATVANIAAVQKAAKPVAEKAAASVTEKAVAEKVVAEKKVAVAKTVEVALTPKQQHVLDIIVANADGINPKGIGLAAGQEDTKAASWATGALKKLLEENLVQKEQLAGNKVIYKAI, translated from the coding sequence ATGAGACTTGCTCATAAGCGTAAAGTGCAAATGAAATTGCAAAAACGCATTAAAGCGACAGTAGCAAACATTGCTGCAGTGCAAAAAGCAGCGAAGCCTGTTGCTGAAAAGGCAGCAGCTTCTGTTACTGAAAAAGCTGTTGCTGAGAAAGTAGTAGCTGAGAAGAAAGTAGCTGTCGCGAAAACAGTAGAAGTTGCGTTAACTCCAAAACAGCAACACGTGCTAGATATCATTGTGGCAAATGCGGACGGTATTAACCCTAAAGGTATCGGCCTTGCTGCAGGTCAAGAAGACACTAAAGCGGCATCTTGGGCGACTGGCGCACTGAAGAAGCTTCTTGAAGAAAACTTGGTTCAAAAAGAGCAATTGGCAGGTAACAAAGTTATCTATAAAGCGATTTGA
- a CDS encoding TRAP transporter large permease subunit has product MIGIVMFFVALFALLLGFPVAFTFGGIALIFGVWAEGIEMFAFMPYRIQSIMQNTVLMAVPLFVFMGLVLQKTKLAEQLLESMGRLFGGVRGGIAISTVLVGALLAASTGVVGASVVAMGLISLPVMLKYNYDKGLACGTICASGTLGQIIPPSIVLILLGDVLGVPVGDLFQAAIWPGITLVAAYVIYILIYAKLNPDAAQPIERDESVSRKEEVISALKAVLPPLALIIVVLGSIFAGIATPTESAALGGAGAIVLAVLYKQFSWSMVYDASKETVKVTAMVFAILLGATAFSMAFTYTGGDYLVEEWMLNIPGEKWGFLIITMLVILILGFFIDFVEICFIIVPILAPVAELLGINMAWFAILVAMNLQTSFLTPPFGFSLFYLKGVAPAGVTTRDIYKGVMPFIAIQIVVLASLLFFPGFYGMG; this is encoded by the coding sequence ATGATCGGTATAGTCATGTTTTTTGTGGCCCTATTTGCGCTACTTTTGGGTTTTCCTGTTGCTTTTACATTTGGTGGCATTGCGCTGATCTTTGGTGTTTGGGCAGAAGGCATTGAAATGTTTGCCTTTATGCCATACCGCATTCAATCGATTATGCAAAATACGGTGCTGATGGCCGTGCCGTTGTTTGTGTTCATGGGGCTGGTTTTACAGAAAACAAAGCTCGCAGAGCAACTATTAGAATCCATGGGTCGTCTGTTTGGTGGAGTTCGTGGTGGTATCGCAATTTCTACTGTATTAGTCGGCGCACTTCTTGCGGCATCGACAGGTGTTGTTGGAGCCTCAGTGGTAGCGATGGGTCTTATCTCTCTGCCTGTGATGCTCAAGTACAACTATGACAAAGGTCTTGCGTGTGGCACCATCTGTGCGTCAGGTACGCTAGGGCAGATCATTCCTCCTTCCATCGTACTGATCCTTTTAGGGGACGTATTAGGTGTGCCTGTCGGTGACCTATTCCAAGCAGCAATATGGCCGGGTATCACTTTGGTTGCTGCGTACGTAATATATATCCTTATCTACGCAAAATTGAATCCAGACGCGGCTCAGCCTATAGAGCGTGACGAATCTGTCAGCCGCAAAGAAGAAGTCATCAGCGCGCTCAAAGCGGTGCTACCGCCACTGGCGCTGATCATTGTCGTACTAGGCTCTATTTTTGCGGGTATCGCCACACCAACAGAGTCAGCGGCCTTGGGCGGTGCCGGTGCGATTGTGCTTGCTGTGCTGTACAAGCAGTTTAGCTGGTCGATGGTTTATGACGCTTCAAAAGAGACGGTAAAAGTCACTGCGATGGTGTTTGCCATATTGCTTGGCGCGACCGCATTCTCTATGGCCTTTACTTACACTGGTGGGGATTATTTAGTCGAAGAGTGGATGCTGAATATTCCGGGTGAAAAATGGGGCTTCCTGATCATAACCATGCTGGTTATTTTGATTCTGGGCTTCTTTATCGATTTCGTTGAAATCTGTTTCATCATCGTTCCTATCCTTGCGCCAGTCGCTGAGCTGCTAGGCATTAACATGGCGTGGTTTGCGATTCTGGTTGCGATGAACTTACAAACCTCTTTCCTAACGCCACCGTTCGGTTTTAGTTTGTTCTACTTGAAAGGGGTTGCACCAGCAGGGGTGACAACACGAGATATTTATAAGGGTGTGATGCCGTTTATCGCAATTCAGATAGTCGTGCTTGCGTCACTGCTGTTCTTTCCTGGCTTTTACGGAATGGGGTAA
- a CDS encoding L,D-transpeptidase family protein: MTALLVPFCSFSTAVSLDNASQAEQEGAVKQLSIEKMIHYPSVVEQLYQSTNYHLNWQNESDVEQFIYQLNIVALADVTKEFDDQLHRINQIRWQGDNLDFDLVMTDSLLMYLSYLEQLPHEGVNWLFANKAQVELPPPSIDTLSVLSNELTVGKLDQFLLSLRSPLQMERDFNSAFSSLSEQAQYQYPIYQQQGLLRFGDPIPNKAALTERVAIVGVDVSFVDLNSPRYDENLELAVKEFQRIHGLKQDGIIGPNTIRWINFSPQQRLHLLALNSERSRIWAKERDNVVFVNVPGYQVTYWHDGQPLFESKVVVGKSSRKTPIMTVNMDSVILNPTWNVPWKIMVKDIIPKVKRNPMYLLHNNIQIIRSWTSREIIDPTTINWAAVNPRTFPYRMRQASGSHNALGLYKFNMPNPQAIYLHDTPSKNLFEQDRRAFSSGCVRVENADQLAELLFKTQGLEERFAKKRQSASRSNTSVPLGERIPVHIIYQTAWLEDGTLYYRDDIYSYDNQG, encoded by the coding sequence ATGACGGCACTTTTAGTGCCGTTTTGCAGCTTTTCTACCGCAGTTTCTCTTGATAATGCTTCACAAGCAGAGCAAGAAGGAGCGGTGAAACAGCTCTCAATTGAAAAAATGATCCACTACCCATCAGTGGTGGAGCAATTGTACCAGAGCACCAATTACCATTTGAATTGGCAGAATGAAAGTGATGTCGAGCAGTTCATTTATCAGTTGAATATAGTTGCGCTTGCCGACGTTACTAAAGAGTTTGATGACCAGCTACATAGAATCAACCAGATCAGGTGGCAAGGTGACAATCTCGACTTTGATTTGGTGATGACGGATTCACTCTTAATGTATTTAAGTTACCTTGAGCAACTGCCTCATGAAGGGGTTAACTGGCTGTTTGCCAATAAAGCTCAAGTTGAACTTCCTCCTCCAAGTATCGATACATTATCGGTTCTGAGTAATGAGCTCACGGTTGGTAAGCTTGATCAGTTCTTATTAAGCTTACGTTCTCCTCTACAAATGGAGCGAGATTTCAATTCGGCTTTTTCAAGCTTATCTGAGCAAGCTCAATACCAATACCCGATATATCAACAACAAGGACTACTTCGTTTTGGTGATCCAATACCCAATAAAGCTGCTTTGACCGAACGTGTTGCGATCGTCGGCGTTGATGTCAGCTTTGTTGATCTTAACTCGCCGCGGTATGATGAGAACTTAGAATTAGCAGTGAAAGAATTTCAACGTATTCATGGTTTGAAACAAGACGGCATTATTGGACCTAACACCATTCGCTGGATCAATTTTTCACCGCAGCAGCGTCTGCATTTATTAGCGTTGAATTCAGAACGCTCAAGAATATGGGCGAAAGAGCGGGATAATGTGGTCTTTGTTAATGTCCCAGGGTATCAAGTGACCTACTGGCATGACGGTCAACCACTGTTTGAGTCGAAAGTCGTCGTCGGTAAGAGTTCGAGAAAGACGCCTATTATGACGGTCAACATGGATTCGGTGATTTTGAATCCAACCTGGAATGTACCATGGAAAATCATGGTAAAAGACATCATTCCTAAAGTAAAACGTAACCCCATGTACTTGCTTCATAATAATATTCAGATTATTCGGTCATGGACCTCACGAGAGATCATCGATCCTACCACTATCAATTGGGCTGCGGTTAATCCCAGAACCTTCCCATACCGTATGCGTCAGGCATCTGGATCGCACAATGCGTTAGGTTTGTATAAGTTCAACATGCCAAATCCACAAGCCATTTATTTGCACGATACGCCTAGTAAGAACTTGTTTGAACAAGATCGTCGAGCATTTAGTTCTGGTTGCGTCAGAGTGGAAAATGCGGATCAATTAGCTGAACTACTTTTCAAAACTCAAGGTCTGGAAGAACGTTTTGCGAAAAAACGCCAAAGCGCCAGCCGCTCTAACACGTCGGTTCCATTAGGTGAGCGTATTCCGGTTCACATCATCTACCAAACCGCGTGGTTAGAAGATGGGACGCTTTATTATCGAGATGATATTTATTCTTACGATAATCAAGGGTAA